The DNA sequence AGTAGGCTATAAAATCTGGAAGGAAACATTACTGGCCTATTCTTCAAAATTACTTTAAACTGGCTTAATACTTTGATCATTTAAAATCCCTAATTTTTGTGCATCAAACTCAACTTCGATGCACAAGGAATATCACAAGTGGTTTAGCCAACATTTAAAGCGAGATATGGAACTGATGGTTTATGGCCATTCAGGAGCTCGCGTACTTTTTTTCCCAACCCGAACGGCAAGGTTTTACGATTACGAAAACTGGGGAGTAATTGGCGCTTTAAGAGAACCTATTGAAAATGGATGGCTGCAAGTTTACTGTGTAGATAGCATCGATCAAGAAAGTTTTTATTGTTTTTGGGCGCATCCGAGTGGGAGAATTAATCGCCATTTGCAATACGAAAAATATATAATTGATGAAGTTTTACCGCTCTCTCGTGAGAAGAATAATAATTACTTTATGATGTCTGTCGGTTGTAGTTTGGGAGCTTATCATGCTATAAACATTGCCTTTAAATATCCACAGTATTTCGGGAAGGCAGTGGGAATGAGCGGCAGATACGATCTCACTTGCAACATGGGTGTTTTTGCAGATTTGCTACATGGTTATCGAGATGAACAAGTTTATTTGAGTATGCCGAGCCAGTATATTCCTAACCTAAACGATCACCAAATTTTAAATGAATTAAGGAGAATGGATATCGTTTTTGCTATTGGGCAAGATGATGCTTTTATAGATAACAATAAGCATTTGAGCCATCATTTATGGCAAAAAGGAATACATCACGATTTCCATGTTTGGGAGGGTGAAGCCCACAAAGCCAGATTCTGGCGCGAAATGGTGCAGTGGTATTTGTGATATAAACTTAAAAACAATGACCTCTTAATCCTATATCTAAACTGAATGGGCAATCGAATGTAATATAAAAATCTCCATTGTTAGTAT is a window from the Chondrinema litorale genome containing:
- a CDS encoding esterase family protein gives rise to the protein MHKEYHKWFSQHLKRDMELMVYGHSGARVLFFPTRTARFYDYENWGVIGALREPIENGWLQVYCVDSIDQESFYCFWAHPSGRINRHLQYEKYIIDEVLPLSREKNNNYFMMSVGCSLGAYHAINIAFKYPQYFGKAVGMSGRYDLTCNMGVFADLLHGYRDEQVYLSMPSQYIPNLNDHQILNELRRMDIVFAIGQDDAFIDNNKHLSHHLWQKGIHHDFHVWEGEAHKARFWREMVQWYL